In the genome of Polaribacter sp. MED152, one region contains:
- a CDS encoding heme NO-binding domain-containing protein gives MKGIVFTEFLELVEEKFGMEMVDSIIEASELESEGVYTAIGTYNFSEMLSLLTNLSERTNISIDDLLLVYGEHFFGVIERSYMGLVDTYKDPIDMLSSIENHIHVEVRKIYPEAELPTFVVEEKSEDLLIMVYKSSRAMYYFGLGLMNRTFKHFKTTAEITLEKLAEDGTEVRFIIRKN, from the coding sequence ATGAAAGGAATTGTTTTTACCGAATTTTTAGAACTTGTAGAAGAAAAATTTGGAATGGAAATGGTGGACTCTATTATTGAGGCATCAGAATTAGAATCAGAAGGGGTTTATACTGCTATAGGTACCTATAATTTTTCGGAAATGCTTTCCTTATTAACTAACTTAAGCGAACGAACAAATATTAGTATAGATGACTTGCTTTTGGTGTATGGAGAACACTTTTTTGGCGTTATCGAAAGAAGTTATATGGGGCTTGTAGATACCTATAAAGATCCTATAGATATGTTATCATCTATAGAGAACCATATTCACGTAGAAGTTCGTAAAATATATCCTGAAGCAGAATTACCAACATTTGTTGTAGAAGAAAAATCAGAAGATTTATTAATCATGGTGTACAAATCAAGTAGAGCTATGTACTATTTTGGTTTAGGATTAATGAACAGAACATTTAAACACTTCAAAACAACTGCAGAAATAACTTTAGAAAAACTAGCAGAAGATGGTACTGAAGTAAGATTCATAATTCGAAAAAATTAG
- a CDS encoding response regulator yields MRTDKLKILLVEDDRIEVLKLKRSIAKDLDNYELAFASNGKEAFERIEEDMPNLILLDLNMPDTNGIEFMQIMKGRDDLLHIPVIILTTSNNERDIHECYKLGIAGYVLKPLKYEEYEAKIKAIFRYWSLNEFLKY; encoded by the coding sequence ATGCGAACAGATAAGTTAAAAATACTTCTAGTAGAAGATGATAGAATAGAAGTTTTAAAGTTAAAAAGATCTATTGCTAAAGATTTAGATAATTACGAATTAGCTTTTGCAAGTAATGGTAAAGAGGCTTTTGAAAGGATTGAAGAAGACATGCCAAATTTAATTTTGTTAGATTTAAATATGCCAGATACAAATGGTATAGAATTTATGCAAATTATGAAGGGTAGAGATGATCTTTTGCATATTCCTGTAATTATTTTAACCACTTCAAATAATGAGAGAGATATACACGAGTGCTATAAACTTGGTATAGCTGGTTATGTGCTTAAACCATTAAAATACGAAGAATACGAAGCTAAAATTAAGGCTATTTTTAGGTACTGGAGCCTAAATGAATTTTTAAAATACTAA
- a CDS encoding sulfite exporter TauE/SafE family protein, with product MLLSALIFGLLGSFHCIGMCGPIAFMLPVDRSNRTKAFFQILSYHFGRIFTYALIGLLFGLLGKGFYLFGFQQQISIIVGVFMIVLILFPKLSNKIPISKKISHIILKVKSSLGKELKKKGNDTFFTLGFLNGFLPCGLVYMALFGAITTSSSLYGSIYMMLFGLGTIPLMTIFVYLGNFTKNGFRKKIQKVIPIMVVFIGVLFIVRGLGLGIPYISPEPVLQNALTTVSGCH from the coding sequence ATGTTACTTTCAGCACTCATATTTGGTTTATTGGGCAGTTTTCATTGCATAGGCATGTGTGGTCCAATAGCTTTTATGTTGCCTGTTGATAGAAGCAATCGAACCAAAGCGTTCTTTCAGATATTAAGTTATCATTTTGGTAGAATTTTTACTTATGCTCTCATAGGTTTGTTATTTGGCTTATTAGGTAAAGGATTTTACCTGTTTGGTTTTCAGCAACAAATTTCAATTATTGTTGGTGTTTTTATGATCGTTTTAATTCTATTTCCAAAGCTGTCTAATAAAATCCCAATATCTAAAAAGATTAGTCATATCATTTTAAAAGTAAAAAGTTCTTTAGGGAAAGAATTAAAAAAGAAAGGCAATGATACTTTTTTTACCCTTGGTTTTTTAAACGGATTTTTACCTTGTGGCTTAGTTTATATGGCTTTATTTGGGGCCATAACAACTTCTTCATCACTTTATGGAAGCATTTATATGATGCTATTTGGTTTAGGCACAATACCTTTAATGACAATTTTTGTATATTTAGGAAACTTTACAAAGAATGGTTTTCGAAAAAAAATACAGAAAGTGATTCCAATTATGGTGGTTTTTATAGGTGTTTTATTTATAGTTAGAGGTTTAGGGCTTGGTATACCATACATATCTCCAGAACCTGTTTTGCAAAATGCATTAACTACAGTTTCAGGCTGTCATTAA
- a CDS encoding FixH family protein yields MKINWGTGIVITIVAFIAFIMYFVVTMSTDHTYSHDLVTEKYYQKELQFQDEIDAIKNLNELKSKVTVQRSETGLKIQLPEDFKNKNIEGNVFLYRPSNKQLDFDIPISTSNTYLLVPEQRLVDGRWNIIVFWTFENKPYLFKKEIVY; encoded by the coding sequence ATGAAAATAAATTGGGGTACAGGTATTGTAATTACGATAGTAGCATTTATTGCATTCATTATGTATTTTGTAGTAACCATGAGTACAGATCATACCTATAGTCATGATTTGGTTACAGAAAAATATTATCAAAAAGAATTGCAATTTCAAGATGAAATTGATGCCATAAAAAATTTGAATGAACTAAAATCCAAAGTTACAGTTCAAAGATCAGAAACAGGTTTAAAAATTCAACTTCCAGAAGATTTTAAAAATAAAAATATAGAAGGTAATGTGTTCCTATATAGACCATCTAATAAACAATTAGATTTTGATATTCCTATTTCAACTTCTAATACATATTTGCTCGTGCCTGAACAACGTTTAGTAGATGGTCGCTGGAACATTATAGTATTTTGGACATTTGAAAATAAACCATATTTATTTAAAAAAGAAATTGTTTACTAA
- the ccoG gene encoding cytochrome c oxidase accessory protein CcoG — translation METPENEKFRDSIGTVNKEGKRSWVFPKKPSGKYYKYRSYVSYFLLAFLLSAPFIKINGNQFLLFNVLERRFNIFSFPFWPQDFHLLVISMITGVVFVILFTVVFGRLFCGWICPQTIFLEMVFRKIEYWIDGDRGKQIRLDKQPWNAEKIRKRLLKWFVFFVISFIIANVFLAYLIGGDTVINYITGNPLDNINTLISLIIFTCVFYFVFAWFREQVCIIACPYGRLQGVLLDNKTINVAYDYKRGEREQGRSKFKKNEDREALGKGDCIDCKQCVVVCPTGIDIRNGTQLECVNCTACIDECDHIMESINLPKGLIRYASEENITKKKPFEFTARMKGYSAVLLILTGILVGMLFLRNDVEARILRLPGQLYQQKENNIISNVYTFKVINKTTKDIENVSYKLLSHKGKIQLVSNQNFIIPKQGLAEGTLFIEINKSVLKDDNVDIEIGVFSNDELLETTKTNFLGPRTYK, via the coding sequence ATGGAAACACCTGAGAACGAAAAATTTAGAGATAGTATTGGAACCGTCAATAAAGAAGGAAAGCGTTCTTGGGTATTTCCTAAAAAACCAAGTGGAAAATATTATAAGTATAGAAGTTATGTAAGTTACTTTCTATTAGCTTTTCTACTTTCTGCACCATTTATAAAAATTAACGGAAATCAGTTTCTGCTGTTTAATGTATTAGAAAGAAGGTTTAATATATTTAGCTTTCCATTTTGGCCACAAGATTTTCATCTCTTGGTAATTTCTATGATTACAGGTGTTGTTTTTGTAATACTTTTTACAGTGGTTTTTGGACGATTATTTTGTGGTTGGATTTGCCCACAGACCATTTTTTTAGAAATGGTTTTTCGCAAAATTGAATATTGGATTGATGGTGATAGAGGAAAACAAATACGACTAGATAAACAACCTTGGAATGCAGAAAAAATAAGGAAAAGACTTTTAAAATGGTTTGTGTTCTTTGTGATTTCGTTTATCATAGCAAATGTTTTTTTAGCGTATTTAATTGGTGGAGATACTGTTATTAATTACATCACTGGTAATCCTTTAGATAATATTAATACACTTATTTCTTTAATAATTTTTACCTGTGTTTTTTACTTTGTATTTGCATGGTTTAGAGAGCAAGTGTGCATTATAGCTTGTCCTTATGGAAGGTTACAAGGTGTACTCTTAGACAATAAAACCATTAATGTTGCCTACGATTATAAAAGAGGAGAAAGAGAACAAGGGCGTTCTAAATTTAAAAAGAATGAAGATAGAGAAGCTCTAGGTAAAGGTGATTGTATTGATTGTAAACAATGTGTAGTTGTTTGTCCTACAGGTATAGATATTAGAAATGGAACTCAATTAGAGTGCGTAAACTGCACAGCTTGTATAGATGAATGCGATCATATTATGGAAAGTATCAACTTACCAAAAGGTTTAATTCGATATGCGAGTGAAGAGAATATCACTAAGAAAAAACCTTTTGAATTTACAGCAAGAATGAAAGGCTATTCTGCTGTTTTACTGATTCTGACAGGAATTTTAGTAGGAATGCTTTTTTTACGAAATGATGTAGAAGCAAGAATTTTAAGATTACCAGGTCAATTATATCAGCAAAAGGAAAATAATATAATCAGTAATGTTTATACGTTTAAAGTGATTAACAAAACAACCAAAGACATTGAAAATGTGAGTTATAAATTGCTGTCTCATAAGGGTAAAATTCAGTTGGTTTCTAATCAAAACTTTATAATTCCGAAACAAGGCTTGGCAGAAGGTACTTTATTTATCGAGATTAATAAGTCTGTTTTAAAAGATGATAATGTAGATATTGAAATTGGTGTTTTTAGTAATGATGAATTATTAGAAACCACGAAAACCAATTTTTTAGGACCAAGAACATATAAATAA
- a CDS encoding cbb3-type cytochrome c oxidase N-terminal domain-containing protein produces MKKKIQSIIYILFVLTTFFALVKAFIAYENPLNFFENPLVWLALIGFVLVISLKELVNYLATKKATELINEKEGIIPEDPNLWIKKLMVKWTRAKSVEEEESIVLDHNYDGIQELDNSLPPWWVYMFYATILFAVVYLVRFEIMGGATPEMEYQAAVAKAQMEVNKFKKSAPDLITAETVELLTDASSLKRGKAVFNLNCASCHLADGGGAIGPNLTDEYWILGGGVKNVFTTLLNGGRDGKGMISWKNTLKPSDMEKVASYVISLQGTTPEKAKAPQGEIWKEE; encoded by the coding sequence ATGAAAAAAAAGATTCAATCAATAATTTATATACTTTTTGTTTTAACTACATTTTTTGCATTAGTTAAGGCATTTATAGCCTATGAAAATCCGTTAAATTTTTTCGAAAACCCATTGGTATGGCTTGCTTTAATAGGTTTTGTATTAGTGATTTCATTAAAGGAATTAGTAAATTATTTAGCCACTAAAAAAGCAACAGAATTAATTAACGAGAAAGAAGGCATAATTCCAGAAGACCCTAATCTTTGGATTAAGAAGTTGATGGTAAAATGGACAAGAGCCAAATCTGTTGAAGAAGAAGAAAGCATAGTTCTAGATCATAATTACGATGGTATTCAGGAGTTAGACAATTCACTTCCTCCATGGTGGGTATACATGTTTTATGCTACCATTTTATTTGCTGTTGTGTATCTAGTACGATTTGAAATTATGGGTGGTGCCACTCCAGAAATGGAATATCAAGCAGCTGTAGCTAAAGCTCAAATGGAAGTAAATAAGTTTAAAAAATCTGCTCCAGATTTAATCACGGCTGAAACTGTAGAGCTTTTAACAGATGCAAGCTCTTTAAAAAGAGGTAAAGCAGTCTTTAATTTAAATTGTGCTTCTTGTCATTTAGCTGATGGTGGTGGAGCTATTGGGCCTAATTTAACTGATGAATACTGGATATTAGGAGGTGGAGTTAAAAACGTTTTTACAACGTTATTAAATGGTGGTAGAGATGGTAAAGGTATGATTTCATGGAAAAATACATTAAAGCCATCAGATATGGAGAAAGTTGCTAGTTATGTTATTTCACTGCAAGGAACAACACCAGAAAAGGCAAAAGCGCCTCAAGGAGAAATTTGGAAAGAAGAATAG
- the ccoN gene encoding cytochrome-c oxidase, cbb3-type subunit I encodes MKTQQFYYDNKIVKKFIYATLFWGIIGFSVGLLLAFMFLFPNVTDGISWLSFGRLRPLHTNAVIFAFVGNAIYAGVYYSLQRLLKARMASNFLSNFNFWGWQLIIVAAAITLPLGYTSSKEYAELEWPIDIMIALVWVAFGVNMIWTILKRRQRHLYVAIWFYLGTFVTVAVLHIFNSLALPVGFLKSYSVYAGVQDALVQWWYGHNAVAFFLTTPFLGLMYYFVPKAANRPVYSYRLSIVHFWSLIFIYIWAGPHHLLYTSLPNWAQNLGVAFSVMLIAPSWGGMINGLLTLRGAWDKVRTDPVLKFMVVAITGYGMATFEGPMLSLKNVNAIAHFSDWIIAHVHVGALAWNGFFTFGMLYWMIPRIFKTTLYSKALANFHFWIGTLGIILYALPMYVAGFVQASMWKQFNPDGSLTYGNFLETLNEIIPMYWMRAIGGSMYILGAIVMLYNVVKTVRAGSTVQDELAEAAPLTKVSKYRTKGEGYHTWLERKPIKLTIYATIAILIGGVVQIIPTLLVKSNIPTISSIKPYTPLELEGRDIYIREGCVGCHSQMIRPFRSEVERYGDYSKAGEFVYDHPFLWGSKRTGPDLHRIGAKYSDSWHLNHFYDPQSTSPGSIMPSYKWLIKNELDKSNTEDKMRAMVSLGVPYSEEEITNAQQLMDEQGKQIEENLYQDPDFAKSYLEDKKYAKENNEPFVEMKDRELVAIIAYIQRLGTDIKVKEEQKIIKN; translated from the coding sequence ATGAAGACGCAACAGTTTTATTACGATAATAAAATCGTTAAAAAATTCATCTACGCTACACTTTTCTGGGGTATTATTGGCTTTTCAGTAGGGTTACTATTAGCCTTTATGTTTTTGTTTCCTAATGTAACAGATGGAATTTCTTGGTTAAGTTTTGGTCGTTTAAGACCATTGCACACAAATGCTGTAATTTTTGCATTTGTGGGTAATGCTATTTATGCAGGTGTCTATTATTCTTTACAACGTTTGTTAAAAGCTAGAATGGCTAGTAACTTTCTAAGTAATTTTAATTTTTGGGGCTGGCAATTAATTATAGTTGCAGCAGCAATAACCTTACCATTAGGTTATACAAGTTCTAAAGAATATGCTGAGTTAGAATGGCCTATAGATATTATGATTGCATTGGTTTGGGTTGCATTTGGTGTAAACATGATTTGGACAATTCTTAAAAGAAGACAACGTCACTTATACGTGGCCATTTGGTTTTATTTAGGAACTTTTGTAACAGTTGCTGTATTACATATTTTTAACAGTTTAGCTTTACCAGTAGGTTTTTTAAAGAGTTATTCAGTTTATGCAGGAGTTCAAGATGCGCTGGTTCAATGGTGGTATGGTCATAATGCTGTGGCATTTTTCTTAACGACACCTTTCTTAGGTTTAATGTATTATTTTGTGCCTAAAGCTGCAAACAGACCTGTCTATTCTTATCGATTATCTATAGTACATTTCTGGTCTTTGATTTTTATCTATATCTGGGCTGGTCCTCACCATTTATTATATACTTCATTACCAAATTGGGCACAAAATTTAGGTGTTGCATTTTCGGTAATGTTAATTGCTCCTTCTTGGGGAGGAATGATTAATGGTTTACTAACCTTAAGAGGTGCTTGGGATAAGGTAAGAACAGATCCTGTTTTAAAATTTATGGTGGTTGCAATCACAGGTTATGGTATGGCTACTTTTGAAGGTCCTATGTTATCACTTAAAAACGTAAACGCAATAGCACACTTTTCTGATTGGATTATTGCTCACGTGCATGTTGGAGCCTTAGCTTGGAACGGGTTTTTCACCTTTGGTATGTTGTATTGGATGATTCCAAGAATTTTTAAAACTACTTTATACTCAAAAGCGTTAGCTAATTTTCATTTCTGGATTGGAACATTAGGTATTATTTTATACGCACTGCCTATGTATGTAGCAGGTTTTGTACAAGCTTCTATGTGGAAACAATTTAATCCTGATGGATCTCTAACCTATGGAAACTTTCTAGAAACCTTGAATGAGATTATTCCTATGTACTGGATGCGTGCCATTGGTGGATCTATGTATATTCTAGGAGCTATTGTAATGCTTTATAATGTAGTAAAAACGGTTAGAGCTGGTAGTACTGTACAAGATGAATTAGCAGAGGCTGCACCTTTAACCAAGGTTTCAAAATATAGAACTAAAGGTGAAGGATATCACACGTGGTTAGAAAGAAAACCAATCAAATTAACTATTTACGCTACAATTGCTATTCTTATTGGAGGAGTTGTACAAATTATTCCAACCTTATTGGTAAAATCTAATATACCAACCATTAGCAGTATAAAACCTTACACTCCTTTAGAGCTCGAAGGTAGAGATATTTACATTAGAGAAGGTTGTGTTGGTTGCCATTCACAAATGATTAGGCCTTTTAGAAGTGAGGTAGAGAGGTATGGAGACTATTCAAAAGCAGGTGAATTTGTGTACGATCATCCATTTTTATGGGGAAGTAAAAGAACAGGTCCAGATTTGCACAGAATTGGAGCAAAATATTCTGATAGCTGGCATTTAAATCACTTTTATGATCCTCAAAGTACATCTCCAGGTTCTATTATGCCTTCTTATAAATGGTTGATTAAAAATGAGTTGGATAAATCTAACACAGAAGATAAAATGAGAGCTATGGTTAGTTTAGGAGTACCATATTCAGAAGAAGAAATTACAAACGCTCAACAATTAATGGATGAACAAGGAAAACAGATAGAAGAAAACCTATATCAAGATCCTGATTTTGCTAAAAGTTATTTAGAAGATAAAAAATATGCAAAAGAGAATAATGAGCCATTTGTAGAGATGAAAGACAGAGAATTGGTGGCAATTATTGCTTACATCCAAAGACTGGGAACAGATATTAAGGTAAAAGAAGAACAAAAAATCATCAAAAATTAA
- the ccoS gene encoding cbb3-type cytochrome oxidase assembly protein CcoS, producing MSVIYLLLTLSILVAIVFFIAFIYSVKKGQYDDSYTPSVRILFDDELVKETKKIN from the coding sequence ATGAGCGTAATATATTTACTACTTACCCTAAGTATTTTAGTGGCAATTGTATTCTTTATTGCATTTATTTATTCAGTAAAGAAAGGACAGTATGATGATTCTTACACACCTTCCGTACGAATTTTGTTTGATGATGAATTGGTAAAAGAAACTAAAAAAATCAACTAA